The sequence below is a genomic window from Nitrospirota bacterium.
AAAGCGAGGAATAATGCATGATTGAGAAGATAAAACAGTTTTTCAATGAAGTGAAAATAGAGACAAAGAAGGTCGTGTATCCAAACAGAGAGGAACTGATCGGGTCAACATGGGTCGTTATCATTACGGTGATGGTGATCTCTGTTTTTCTCGGCGTTGTTGACCTTGCTCTTGCCAAGATCGTCGGATTGGCCCTCAGGTAAGGACTATGGCAAAGAACTGGTATGTAGTGCATACGTATTCCGGCTTCGAGGAAAAGGTGAAGGTTTCCATTGAGGAGAAGGTCGTTACCAAGGGCCTCGAAGAGAAGATCGGCAAGATTCTTATTCCTACGGAGCGAGTGATTGAGCTCAGGGGAGGCAAGAAAAAAGAGAGCGAGCGGAAGTTCTATCCGGGGTACATTCTTGTCGAGATGGAACTTGATGATGAGACATGGCATCTGGTTAAAGGTACTCCGCGCGTCACCGGTTTTGTCGGTGGCCAGAACCCGGTCCCGATCCCGATCGAGGAAGTCGAACTTATCATGCAGCAGGTGGAGAGAGGTCCTGTTTCCCAGATCAAGACTCAATACCAGAAAGGTGAAAACCTCAGGATCGTGGATGGACCGTTCAGCAATTTCAACGGCTTTGTAGAGACGGTAGATATGGACCATGGAAGACTTACGGTCATGGTGAGCATATTCGGAAGGCAGACGCCGGTTGAGCTGAATTTCTTCCAGGTCGAAAAGAACCAGTAATTAATGTGTTTTGCATAACAGCAGGAGGATAGACAATGGCTAAGAAAGAGGTAACAGGACAGGTTAAGCTTCAGATTGTAGCAGGCAAGGCAACACCTGCTCCGCCGGTAGGTCCGGCACTCGGCCCGCATGGCATCAATATCATGGAGTTTTGCAAGGCATTCAATGCCCAGACAGCGCCCATGGGAGATACCATCATCCCGGTGGTGCTGACCATATATAAGGACAGAACGTTTACGTTCATTACCAAGACACCGCCTGCATCCGAACTCATCAAGAAGGCGGCAGGGGTGGTAAAAGGTTCGAGCACGCCGAACAAGGATAAGGTCGGCAAGCTTACGACAGCGCAACTTAAGGAAATAGCACAAACAAAGCTTCCTGATCTCAACGCGTACTCTGTGGATGCTGCAATGAGGATCAT
It includes:
- the secE gene encoding preprotein translocase subunit SecE encodes the protein MIEKIKQFFNEVKIETKKVVYPNREELIGSTWVVIITVMVISVFLGVVDLALAKIVGLALR
- the nusG gene encoding transcription termination/antitermination protein NusG, which translates into the protein MAKNWYVVHTYSGFEEKVKVSIEEKVVTKGLEEKIGKILIPTERVIELRGGKKKESERKFYPGYILVEMELDDETWHLVKGTPRVTGFVGGQNPVPIPIEEVELIMQQVERGPVSQIKTQYQKGENLRIVDGPFSNFNGFVETVDMDHGRLTVMVSIFGRQTPVELNFFQVEKNQ
- the rplK gene encoding 50S ribosomal protein L11, which encodes MAKKEVTGQVKLQIVAGKATPAPPVGPALGPHGINIMEFCKAFNAQTAPMGDTIIPVVLTIYKDRTFTFITKTPPASELIKKAAGVVKGSSTPNKDKVGKLTTAQLKEIAQTKLPDLNAYSVDAAMRIIAGTAKSMGVEVVE